In Prosthecomicrobium sp. N25, one DNA window encodes the following:
- a CDS encoding CBS domain-containing protein, producing MKAKDVMTTGVVTVKPDTSVSAIATLLLERHISAVPVVDDLGTLLGIVSEGDLIRRAETGTDRKPSWWLELLRTPEDKALAYVKSHGRRADEVMTRDVVTVEEDTSLRDIARLLEERRIKRVPVVKGGHLVGIVSRADLLRGLVTAQQAAEASADDEGIRRSILERVRSDAGVVDTLLNVTVAAGIVHLWGSVDTPGERRAVHVVAENTPGVKEVVDHLRVLRG from the coding sequence ATGAAAGCCAAGGACGTGATGACCACGGGCGTCGTGACGGTGAAGCCGGACACCAGTGTCTCCGCCATCGCCACCCTGCTCCTGGAACGCCACATCAGCGCCGTTCCGGTGGTGGACGACCTCGGCACCCTGCTCGGCATCGTGAGCGAGGGCGACCTGATCCGTCGCGCCGAGACGGGCACCGACCGCAAGCCGTCCTGGTGGCTGGAGCTTCTCCGGACGCCCGAGGACAAGGCGCTCGCCTATGTGAAGAGCCACGGCCGGCGCGCCGACGAGGTGATGACCCGCGACGTCGTCACGGTTGAGGAGGACACCTCTCTGCGCGACATCGCCCGGCTTCTCGAGGAACGCCGCATCAAGCGCGTGCCGGTGGTCAAGGGCGGGCACCTGGTCGGCATCGTCAGCCGCGCCGACCTCCTGCGCGGCCTCGTCACGGCCCAGCAGGCGGCCGAGGCGAGCGCGGACGACGAGGGCATCCGCCGCAGCATCCTGGAGAGGGTGCGGAGCGACGCGGGGGTCGTCGACACGCTCCTCAACGTCACGGTGGCGGCCGGCATCGTCCATCTCTGGGGTTCGGTCGACACGCCCGGCGAGCGTCGGGCCGTCCATGTGGTCGCCGAGAACACGCCCGGCGTGAAGGAGGTCGTCGACCATCTTCGCGTGCTGCGCGGGTGA
- the sufA gene encoding Fe-S cluster assembly scaffold SufA: MFGLKVISLTDAAADRVKEIMAGSDQAVAGLRVGVKNGGCAGMSYTMDYVETADPKDDVVEEKGVKVYVDPKAALFLLGTTMDFETTKLSSGFVFRNPNQVSACGCGESVELRPAKIDAVG; this comes from the coding sequence ATGTTCGGACTGAAGGTGATCTCTCTGACGGACGCCGCCGCCGACCGCGTGAAGGAGATCATGGCGGGCTCGGACCAGGCGGTCGCGGGACTGAGGGTCGGCGTGAAGAACGGCGGCTGCGCCGGTATGTCCTACACGATGGACTATGTGGAGACGGCGGACCCGAAGGACGACGTGGTCGAGGAGAAGGGGGTCAAGGTCTACGTCGACCCCAAGGCCGCGCTCTTCCTGCTCGGCACCACCATGGACTTCGAAACGACCAAGCTCTCCTCCGGCTTCGTGTTCCGGAACCCGAACCAGGTCTCGGCCTGCGGCTGCGGCGAATCCGTCGAGCTGAGGCCGGCCAAGATCGACGCGGTCGGCTAG
- a CDS encoding SUF system Fe-S cluster assembly protein, whose protein sequence is MDLRVDDRQETAPVIVGPADSAIPAEELERLTADIVGALKTVYDPEIPADIYELGLIYKIDIDDDRNVDIDMTLTAPGCPVAGEMPGWVENAVSAVQGVNDVRVRMVFDPPWDQSRMSEEARVALDWY, encoded by the coding sequence ATGGACTTGAGAGTGGACGACCGCCAGGAGACCGCGCCCGTCATCGTCGGGCCCGCGGATTCGGCCATTCCGGCGGAGGAGCTCGAGCGGCTGACGGCCGACATCGTCGGCGCGCTGAAGACCGTATACGACCCCGAGATCCCGGCCGACATCTACGAACTCGGGCTGATCTACAAGATCGACATCGACGACGACCGCAACGTCGACATCGACATGACCCTGACGGCCCCGGGATGCCCGGTCGCCGGCGAGATGCCGGGCTGGGTCGAGAACGCCGTCAGCGCCGTGCAGGGCGTCAACGACGTGCGTGTCCGCATGGTCTTCGATCCGCCGTGGGACCAGTCCCGCATGTCGGAAGAAGCCCGCGTCGCGCTCGACTGGTACTGA
- a CDS encoding malonyl-CoA decarboxylase, protein MNINYMAELLATVSERASRLVGLGPKPRPALARTDIAVLAADLVSHRGEASGVAIAAEILSRYAGLAPEERIRFLTGLVERFGPDEERVARAVEAWRRDPSPLAVSELHIAAEPLRQELLRRLNLAPGGTLALVRLRADVLELTADEPALKVLDTDLVHLFSSWFNRGFLVVRRIDWSTPANILEKLIAYEAVHEIDGWDDLRRRIEPTDRRCYAFFHPQLADEPLIFVEVALTAGIPEAVAPLLAPDRAPLPAKEATTAVFYSISNCQAGLAGISFGSFLIKQVVEELKRDLPQLAIFVTLSPAPGFARWLDQERNSDESPLTPAERQVLDALDSPGWHRDPAVAGRVEPVLKAAAARYYLEARTDRGRPVDPVARFHLGNGARLERIDHLGDVSARGLEQAYGLMVNYLYDLDRIEENHEAYAERKVVAASPAVRALLKRESSRELA, encoded by the coding sequence ATGAATATCAATTACATGGCCGAACTTCTTGCGACCGTGAGTGAACGCGCCTCGCGACTCGTGGGGTTGGGCCCCAAGCCGCGCCCGGCGCTGGCCCGGACCGACATCGCGGTGCTGGCGGCCGATCTCGTCTCCCATCGGGGCGAGGCTTCGGGCGTGGCGATCGCGGCGGAGATCCTGTCGCGCTACGCCGGACTCGCCCCGGAGGAGCGGATTCGCTTCCTGACCGGCCTCGTCGAGCGGTTCGGCCCGGACGAGGAGCGGGTCGCCCGGGCGGTCGAGGCCTGGCGTCGCGACCCGAGCCCGCTCGCGGTCAGCGAACTCCACATCGCCGCCGAACCGCTCCGCCAGGAGCTGCTGCGCCGGCTCAATCTCGCGCCGGGCGGTACCCTCGCCCTCGTGCGCCTGCGTGCCGACGTGCTCGAGTTGACGGCCGACGAGCCGGCGCTGAAGGTGCTCGACACCGACCTGGTGCACCTGTTTTCCTCCTGGTTCAACCGGGGCTTCCTGGTCGTGCGCCGGATCGACTGGTCGACGCCGGCCAACATCCTGGAGAAGCTCATCGCCTACGAGGCCGTGCACGAGATCGACGGCTGGGACGACCTGCGCCGCCGGATCGAGCCGACGGACCGCCGCTGCTACGCGTTCTTCCATCCGCAGCTCGCCGACGAGCCGCTGATCTTCGTCGAGGTCGCCCTGACGGCCGGCATCCCCGAGGCGGTCGCGCCGCTGCTCGCGCCGGACCGCGCGCCCCTGCCCGCCAAGGAGGCGACGACCGCGGTGTTCTACTCCATCTCGAACTGCCAGGCGGGGCTCGCCGGCATCTCCTTCGGCAGCTTCCTGATCAAGCAGGTCGTCGAGGAGTTGAAGCGCGACCTGCCGCAGCTCGCGATCTTCGTGACGCTTTCCCCGGCGCCCGGCTTCGCGCGCTGGCTGGACCAGGAGCGCAATTCGGACGAAAGCCCGCTGACTCCCGCCGAGCGCCAGGTCCTCGACGCGCTGGACAGTCCGGGCTGGCATCGCGATCCGGCCGTGGCGGGGCGGGTCGAACCGGTCCTGAAGGCGGCGGCCGCCCGCTACTACCTGGAGGCGCGGACGGACCGCGGCCGTCCGGTCGACCCGGTCGCCCGCTTCCACCTCGGCAACGGCGCGCGCCTCGAACGCATCGACCATCTCGGCGACGTCTCGGCCCGCGGCCTCGAGCAGGCCTACGGACTGATGGTCAACTATCTCTACGACCTCGATCGCATCGAGGAGAATCACGAGGCCTATGCGGAAAGGAAGGTCGTGGCGGCGAGTCCGGCCGTGCGGGCGCTCCTGAAACGCGAGTCCTCGCGCGAGCTCGCCTGA
- the iolB gene encoding 5-deoxy-glucuronate isomerase yields MPNLLVKPSRTSGRVVHVTPENAGWTYVGFDVVKLAPGEAHGAETRDREVCLVLVSGKARVQAGDLETGTIGERMSPFEGKPWSVYVPAGSRWRVTAETDLVLGICSAPGRPDSRPARLIGPDACSQETRGKGSNIRHVTNILPETEPADSLLVVEVITPGGNTSSYPPHKHDRDALPEESLLEETYYHRLNPPQGYAFQRVYTDDRSLDEAMVVEDGDVTLVPRGYHPCATIHGYDLYYLNVMAGPKRTWKFHNAPEHAWLLKA; encoded by the coding sequence ATGCCCAACCTCCTCGTGAAGCCGAGCCGGACGAGCGGCCGGGTAGTCCATGTGACGCCCGAGAATGCCGGATGGACCTATGTGGGCTTCGACGTGGTCAAGCTGGCTCCGGGCGAGGCCCACGGGGCGGAGACGCGCGACCGGGAGGTGTGCCTCGTGCTCGTCTCCGGCAAGGCCCGGGTCCAGGCCGGCGATCTCGAGACGGGCACGATCGGCGAGCGCATGTCGCCCTTCGAGGGAAAGCCCTGGTCCGTCTACGTGCCGGCCGGCAGCCGCTGGCGGGTCACGGCGGAGACCGACCTGGTCCTCGGCATCTGCTCGGCGCCCGGCAGGCCCGACTCACGTCCGGCGCGTCTCATCGGACCCGACGCCTGCTCGCAGGAGACGCGCGGCAAGGGATCCAACATCCGACACGTCACCAACATCCTGCCGGAGACCGAGCCGGCCGACTCCCTGCTGGTCGTGGAGGTGATCACGCCCGGCGGCAACACGTCGAGCTATCCGCCGCACAAGCACGACCGCGACGCGCTGCCCGAGGAATCGCTCCTCGAGGAGACCTACTATCACCGCCTGAACCCGCCCCAGGGCTACGCCTTCCAGCGCGTCTACACGGACGACCGCTCTCTCGACGAGGCCATGGTCGTGGAGGACGGCGACGTCACGCTGGTGCCGAGGGGCTACCACCCCTGCGCCACCATCCACGGCTACGATCTGTATTACCTGAACGTCATGGCCGGCCCGAAGCGGACCTGGAAGTTCCACAACGCGCCCGAGCACGCCTGGCTGCTGAAGGCCTGA
- the tenA gene encoding thiaminase II: protein MDLFDRLRAARPDDWRAYVAHPFVEGLGSGTLPAAAFQSYLVQDYLFLVQFARAYALAVYKGRTLEDMRAAHAGLKAILDVEMDLHVRLCGRWGLSPRDLERTPEARATTAYTRYVLDTGLRGDLLDLHVALAPCVVGYAEIAAALAARPGALSESNPYREWIAEYAGEPYREVAVAARATLDRLAARAMTEARFEDLASIFGQASRLEADFWSQGLEVLGG, encoded by the coding sequence ATGGACCTCTTCGACCGCCTGCGCGCCGCCCGTCCCGACGACTGGCGGGCCTATGTCGCCCATCCCTTCGTGGAAGGCCTCGGATCCGGGACGCTGCCGGCCGCCGCCTTCCAGAGCTATCTCGTCCAGGACTACCTGTTCCTGGTCCAGTTCGCCCGCGCCTATGCGCTCGCCGTCTACAAGGGGCGGACGCTCGAGGACATGCGGGCGGCCCATGCGGGGCTGAAGGCGATCCTGGACGTGGAAATGGACCTCCACGTCCGCCTCTGCGGTCGCTGGGGCCTCTCGCCGCGGGACCTGGAGCGCACCCCCGAGGCCCGCGCCACCACCGCCTACACCCGCTATGTCCTCGACACGGGCCTGCGCGGCGACCTCCTCGACCTGCACGTGGCGCTTGCGCCCTGCGTGGTCGGCTATGCGGAGATCGCGGCGGCGCTGGCGGCCCGGCCCGGGGCGCTCTCCGAGTCGAACCCCTACCGCGAGTGGATCGCCGAATATGCCGGCGAGCCCTACCGCGAGGTGGCCGTCGCCGCCCGCGCGACGCTCGACCGGCTGGCCGCGCGCGCCATGACCGAGGCTCGCTTCGAGGATCTCGCCTCGATCTTCGGCCAGGCGAGCCGGCTGGAGGCGGACTTCTGGAGCCAGGGGCTCGAGGTGCTCGGCGGTTAG
- a CDS encoding 1-phosphofructokinase family hexose kinase has protein sequence MPDIVTLTINPAIDLWSEAEVIRPTHKIRTWNDLYDPGGGGINVARVLTNLGADVEAIAIAGGVTGALLGELIEEARVRYRLVHTDGRTRINHVVFERRSGAEYRFVLDGPRVSPAEIEACLRAVAEVPCRYLVASGSLPPGVPATVMAEIGRIAAASGARYVVDTSGEALRAALAGGGVHLVKPSLGELQELVGEDVSDPAAQDAAAMQLVETGRADMVAVTLGPDGALLASRDGVLRKAALPVEVRSTVGAGDSFLGAVIWSLARGESPAEALAWGVAAGAAAISQPGTKLCTRENVERLHAPVRPATPS, from the coding sequence ATGCCGGACATCGTCACGCTGACCATCAACCCGGCCATCGACCTCTGGTCGGAGGCCGAGGTGATCCGGCCGACGCACAAGATCCGGACCTGGAACGACCTCTACGATCCGGGAGGCGGCGGCATCAACGTGGCGCGGGTGCTCACCAACCTCGGGGCCGACGTGGAGGCGATCGCGATCGCGGGCGGGGTCACGGGGGCGCTTCTCGGCGAGCTGATCGAGGAGGCCCGCGTCCGCTACCGGCTGGTGCATACGGACGGCCGGACGCGCATCAATCACGTGGTCTTCGAACGGCGCAGCGGCGCGGAATACCGCTTCGTGCTGGACGGCCCGCGCGTGTCGCCTGCCGAGATCGAGGCCTGCCTGCGGGCTGTCGCCGAGGTTCCGTGCCGCTACCTCGTGGCGAGCGGCAGCCTGCCCCCCGGCGTCCCGGCGACGGTCATGGCCGAGATCGGCCGCATCGCCGCCGCATCGGGGGCCCGCTACGTTGTGGACACCTCGGGCGAGGCCCTGCGGGCGGCGCTCGCCGGGGGCGGGGTCCACCTCGTCAAGCCGAGTCTCGGGGAACTCCAGGAGCTGGTCGGCGAGGACGTCAGCGACCCGGCGGCGCAGGATGCCGCGGCCATGCAGCTCGTCGAGACCGGCCGGGCCGACATGGTCGCCGTCACCCTCGGTCCGGACGGCGCCCTGCTGGCGAGCCGCGACGGGGTGCTGCGCAAGGCGGCCCTGCCGGTCGAGGTCCGCTCCACGGTGGGGGCCGGAGACAGTTTCCTCGGCGCCGTGATCTGGTCGCTCGCCCGCGGCGAGAGCCCCGCCGAGGCGCTCGCCTGGGGCGTCGCGGCGGGCGCGGCGGCGATCTCTCAGCCCGGAACCAAACTCTGCACCCGCGAGAACGTCGAACGCCTGCACGCGCCGGTACGTCCGGCCACTCCCTCCTGA
- the recQ gene encoding DNA helicase RecQ has translation MPDLDRARAALRSIFGFQDFRAGQDEILAAVLGGSDVFAVMPTGSGKSLCYQLPAILRDGLTLVVSPLIALMANQVAQLRANGIAAAALNSTNAPGENRAIYDEIRAGRLKLLYVAPERLAMSDTQGFLRSAGIGLLAVDEAHCISQWGHDFRKEYLMLGDIQEALGSPQVIALTATADIATRDDIVARLFRREPQVFVHGFDRPNIRLAITQKSSTPKQIAAFLDEHKGESGIVYASTRARAEDMASSLAGRGFRAIPYHAGLEKEDRARALDTFLQEDGVVVCATIAFGMGIDKPDVRFVAHADMPKSIEAYYQEIGRAGRDGLPAETLTLWGWEDLKRYRGWIDDSQASDEQKRVEHQRLNALVALCQAPRCRRQALLAYFGETTAPCGNCDVCVDGVVAMDGTVAAQKALSAMMRTGQRFGREYLVDILLGAGTDRVVEYGHDRLPTFGVGKEFTREQWRSIFGQLYAAGLATVDMTEHGRWMITEEGVAVLKGRRTVELRRDAIVAERSEKRATRREKAAAATADLSPADERLLQRLKAERTAIARERHVPAYVVFADRTLIDMARSRPQSLAEMGEVHGVGAAKLREFGEVFLAVVRRFLVEDGG, from the coding sequence ATGCCCGATCTCGACCGCGCCCGCGCGGCGCTCCGTTCGATCTTCGGCTTCCAGGACTTCCGGGCGGGCCAGGACGAGATCCTCGCGGCGGTCCTCGGCGGCTCGGACGTCTTCGCGGTGATGCCGACCGGCAGCGGCAAGTCGCTCTGCTACCAGCTCCCGGCGATCCTGCGCGACGGCCTGACCCTGGTCGTCTCCCCGCTCATCGCGCTCATGGCCAACCAGGTGGCCCAGCTCCGCGCCAACGGGATCGCGGCGGCAGCGCTGAACTCCACCAACGCGCCGGGCGAGAACCGGGCCATCTACGACGAGATCCGGGCCGGCCGGCTGAAGCTCCTCTACGTCGCGCCGGAGCGGCTCGCGATGAGCGACACCCAGGGCTTCCTCCGATCGGCCGGGATCGGGCTCCTCGCCGTGGACGAGGCGCACTGCATCTCCCAGTGGGGGCACGACTTCCGGAAAGAGTACCTGATGCTCGGGGACATCCAGGAGGCGCTCGGCAGCCCGCAGGTGATCGCCCTGACCGCGACGGCGGACATAGCCACCCGGGACGACATCGTCGCCCGCCTCTTCCGCCGCGAGCCGCAGGTCTTCGTGCACGGATTCGACCGGCCCAACATCCGGCTGGCGATCACCCAGAAGTCGTCCACCCCGAAGCAGATCGCCGCCTTCCTGGACGAGCACAAGGGCGAGAGCGGCATCGTCTACGCCTCCACCCGGGCGCGGGCGGAGGACATGGCCTCGAGCCTCGCCGGCCGGGGCTTCCGGGCGATCCCCTACCACGCCGGCCTGGAGAAGGAGGACCGCGCCCGCGCGCTCGACACCTTCCTGCAGGAGGACGGCGTCGTCGTCTGCGCCACGATCGCTTTCGGCATGGGCATCGACAAGCCGGACGTCCGCTTCGTCGCCCATGCCGACATGCCGAAGAGCATCGAGGCCTATTACCAGGAGATCGGCCGCGCGGGCCGCGACGGGCTGCCCGCCGAGACGCTGACGCTCTGGGGCTGGGAGGACTTGAAGCGCTACCGCGGCTGGATCGACGACAGCCAGGCCTCCGACGAGCAGAAGCGGGTCGAGCACCAGCGGCTCAACGCCCTCGTGGCGCTCTGCCAGGCCCCGCGCTGCCGCCGGCAGGCGCTGCTCGCCTATTTCGGCGAGACGACCGCACCCTGCGGCAACTGCGACGTCTGCGTCGACGGCGTCGTCGCCATGGACGGCACGGTCGCGGCCCAGAAGGCGCTCTCGGCCATGATGCGCACGGGGCAGAGATTCGGCCGCGAGTACCTGGTCGACATCCTCCTCGGTGCCGGGACCGACAGGGTCGTCGAATACGGCCATGACCGTCTCCCGACCTTCGGGGTCGGCAAGGAATTCACGCGGGAGCAGTGGCGCTCCATCTTCGGCCAGCTCTACGCGGCGGGCCTGGCGACCGTCGACATGACCGAGCACGGCCGCTGGATGATCACCGAGGAGGGCGTTGCCGTCCTCAAGGGCCGGCGCACGGTGGAGCTGCGCCGCGACGCCATCGTCGCCGAGCGGTCGGAGAAGCGCGCCACCCGGCGCGAGAAGGCCGCGGCCGCCACCGCCGATCTGTCGCCGGCCGACGAGCGGCTCCTGCAGCGCCTCAAGGCGGAGCGCACCGCCATCGCGCGCGAGCGTCACGTGCCGGCCTACGTGGTCTTCGCCGACCGGACCCTGATCGACATGGCCCGCTCCCGGCCGCAGTCGCTCGCCGAGATGGGCGAGGTGCACGGAGTCGGCGCGGCCAAGCTGCGCGAGTTCGGCGAGGTCTTCCTCGCGGTGGTGCGGCGCTTCCTGGTCGAGGACGGGGGCTGA
- the glmU gene encoding bifunctional UDP-N-acetylglucosamine diphosphorylase/glucosamine-1-phosphate N-acetyltransferase GlmU has product MTRSCLMIVLAAGEGTRMKSAIPKVLHEIGGRPMVGHVIAAAQAAGADRIAVVVGPRMEAVAAAVAKAAPGAQVFVQEQRLGTGHAVLQARKAIEAGADDVVVLYGDTPLVTPETLLAVRARLAAGTDVVVLGFRTPKPAGYGRLLTKNDRLVAIREDKDASETERAVTLCNSGIMGFRGLKALQLLDRVGNANAKGEYYLTDAVEIAVAQGLSAAVVEGDEPEFQGVNDRAQLARAEAVFQDRRRRAAMAAGVTLTAPETVFFSHDTVLGQDVVIEPNVVFGPGVTVEAGARIRAFSHLEGARVGAAAIVGPYSRLRPGADIGPEAHIGNFVEIKNATVEAGAKANHLAYIGDARVGAKANIGAGTITCNYDGFGKYRTDIGANAFVGSNSSLVAPVRIGAGAYVGSGSVVTADVPADGLAIGRGRQVVREGWARAFREKMKAFRK; this is encoded by the coding sequence ATGACCCGTTCCTGCCTGATGATCGTGCTCGCCGCGGGCGAGGGGACCCGGATGAAGTCCGCGATCCCGAAGGTGCTGCACGAGATCGGCGGCCGGCCGATGGTCGGCCATGTCATCGCGGCGGCCCAGGCGGCCGGCGCCGACCGGATCGCGGTCGTGGTCGGCCCGCGCATGGAGGCGGTGGCCGCCGCCGTCGCGAAGGCGGCGCCCGGGGCCCAGGTTTTCGTGCAGGAGCAGCGGCTCGGCACCGGCCATGCGGTGCTGCAGGCCCGCAAGGCGATCGAGGCGGGCGCGGACGACGTGGTGGTGCTCTACGGCGACACGCCGCTGGTCACGCCCGAGACCCTGCTCGCCGTGCGGGCGCGGCTCGCCGCCGGGACGGACGTGGTCGTCCTCGGCTTCCGCACGCCGAAGCCGGCCGGCTACGGCCGCCTGCTCACGAAGAACGACCGGCTGGTGGCGATCCGCGAGGACAAGGACGCGAGCGAGACCGAGCGGGCCGTGACCCTGTGCAATTCGGGCATCATGGGCTTCCGCGGGCTGAAGGCCCTGCAGCTGCTCGACCGGGTCGGCAACGCCAACGCCAAGGGCGAGTACTACCTGACCGACGCGGTGGAGATCGCCGTCGCGCAGGGACTCTCGGCCGCCGTCGTCGAAGGCGACGAGCCGGAGTTCCAGGGCGTCAACGACCGGGCGCAGCTCGCCCGCGCGGAAGCCGTCTTCCAGGACCGCCGCCGCCGCGCCGCCATGGCGGCCGGGGTCACCCTGACGGCGCCCGAGACGGTCTTCTTCTCCCACGACACCGTCCTCGGCCAGGACGTGGTGATCGAGCCGAACGTGGTCTTCGGCCCGGGCGTGACGGTCGAGGCGGGCGCCCGCATCCGCGCCTTCTCTCACCTGGAGGGCGCGCGCGTCGGCGCCGCCGCGATCGTCGGCCCCTATTCCCGGCTCCGCCCGGGGGCCGACATCGGCCCGGAGGCCCATATCGGCAACTTCGTGGAGATCAAGAACGCCACCGTCGAGGCGGGCGCCAAGGCCAACCACCTCGCCTATATCGGCGACGCGCGCGTGGGCGCGAAGGCCAATATCGGCGCCGGCACCATCACCTGCAACTACGACGGTTTCGGCAAGTACAGGACCGACATCGGCGCGAACGCCTTCGTGGGCTCCAATTCGTCGCTGGTCGCCCCTGTGAGGATCGGGGCGGGGGCCTATGTGGGCTCCGGCAGCGTGGTCACCGCCGACGTGCCGGCGGACGGCCTCGCCATCGGGCGCGGCCGGCAGGTCGTGCGCGAGGGCTGGGCGCGGGCCTTCCGGGAGAAGATGAAGGCCTTCCGGAAATAG
- a CDS encoding NAD(P)/FAD-dependent oxidoreductase, producing the protein MERVDCVVAGAGVVGLAVARALAEAGREVIVLEKADAIGTGTSSRNSEVIHAGIYYPQGSLMARLCVEGRAKLYAYLEARGLPHRRCGKLIVATTEAEAATLGSIRARAAANGVPDLVPLSRVEVSALEPALDVVGALLSPSTGILDSHAYMAALQGDAEAAGAAFAFLSPLEGARVRDDGFELDVGGAEPMRLACRTLVNAAGLDAPALARRLAGLDPARVPQAWLAKGNYFTLTGRSPFSRLIYPVPVPGGLGTHLTLDLGGNARFGPDVEWVDHVDYRVDPARGAAFYAAIRRYWPGLPDDALAPGYSGIRPKIVPPGAPAQDFVIQGPADHGIPGLVNLFGIESPGLTSSLAIADLVAGLV; encoded by the coding sequence ATGGAACGCGTCGACTGCGTGGTCGCCGGAGCCGGCGTGGTGGGTCTCGCGGTCGCCCGGGCCCTGGCGGAGGCCGGGCGCGAGGTGATCGTGCTGGAGAAGGCCGACGCGATCGGTACCGGGACCTCCTCGCGCAACAGCGAGGTCATCCACGCCGGCATCTACTATCCGCAGGGCAGCCTGATGGCCCGGCTCTGCGTCGAGGGCCGGGCGAAGCTCTACGCCTACCTGGAGGCGCGCGGCCTTCCGCACAGGCGCTGCGGCAAGCTCATCGTGGCGACCACCGAGGCGGAGGCCGCCACACTCGGCTCGATCCGCGCCCGGGCGGCCGCGAACGGCGTCCCCGACCTCGTCCCCCTGTCGCGCGTCGAGGTGTCGGCCCTGGAGCCCGCGCTCGACGTGGTCGGCGCGCTGCTGTCGCCCTCGACCGGCATCCTCGACAGCCACGCCTACATGGCCGCGCTGCAGGGCGACGCCGAGGCCGCCGGCGCGGCCTTTGCGTTCCTGAGCCCGCTCGAGGGCGCGCGCGTCCGGGACGACGGCTTCGAGCTCGACGTCGGCGGGGCGGAGCCGATGCGGCTCGCGTGCCGGACCCTCGTCAACGCCGCCGGCCTCGACGCGCCCGCGCTCGCCCGCCGCCTCGCCGGGCTCGACCCCGCCCGCGTGCCGCAGGCCTGGCTCGCCAAGGGCAACTACTTCACCCTGACCGGACGATCCCCCTTCTCGCGGCTGATCTACCCGGTGCCGGTCCCCGGCGGCCTCGGCACGCACCTGACCCTGGATCTCGGCGGCAACGCCCGCTTCGGCCCGGACGTCGAATGGGTCGACCACGTCGACTACCGCGTCGACCCGGCGCGCGGCGCGGCCTTCTACGCCGCCATCCGGCGCTACTGGCCCGGGCTCCCGGACGACGCGCTCGCCCCGGGCTATTCCGGCATCCGCCCCAAGATCGTGCCGCCCGGCGCGCCCGCGCAGGACTTCGTCATCCAGGGCCCGGCGGACCACGGCATCCCGGGCCTGGTCAATCTCTTCGGCATCGAGAGCCCCGGGCTGACCTCCTCGCTGGCCATCGCGGACCTCGTCGCCGGGCTCGTCTGA